A region from the Schistocerca serialis cubense isolate TAMUIC-IGC-003099 chromosome 1, iqSchSeri2.2, whole genome shotgun sequence genome encodes:
- the LOC126451650 gene encoding uncharacterized protein LOC126451650, with product MVNFATNSSRSVDPVLPEPGEASLAVELPEEGTTASSTQGEAVPSTSQHQTAITEYVPKKMGLIQKKKVDSKLMGLFTKDYQPFSIVNDSGFRSFLHALNSAYEIPSRRTVTNVMLPAAYAEANEKVQQKLQGYSLDTWTSGSM from the exons ATGGTGAACTTTGCGACAAATTCTTCAAGATCCGTCGACCCTGTGTTGCCAGAGCCAG GTGAAGCCTCTCTTGCAGTGGAGTTGCCAGAAGAAGGCACCACAGCCAGCAGCACACAGGGGGAAGCAGTTCCCTCCACATCACAGCATCAGACAGCCATCACAGAATACGTTCCCAAAAAGATGGGACTGATTCAAAAGAAGAAGGTGGATAGCAAATTAATGGGTCTGTTCACAAAAGACTATCAACCTTTCTCTATTGTAAATGACTCAGGATTTCGTAGTTTTCTACATGCACTGAATTCTGCTTATGAAATACCGAGTAGAAGGACTGTAACAAATGTAATGTTGCCAGCAGCATATGCAGAAGCAAATGAGAAAGTACAACAAAAGCTGCAAG GTTATAGTCTTGACACGTGGACTTCTGGCAGTATGTGA